The proteins below come from a single Malus domestica chromosome 03, GDT2T_hap1 genomic window:
- the LOC139194807 gene encoding uncharacterized protein translates to MEEDEDDHHRRQKASHSRRVMEVVGQIAKPRRDVNLDRKREKRGAHNDLNVLAQSPVFDELLQGKSSRCTYWVDGTQYEGSYYLAYGIYPRWSTFVKTVPHPHTEKEKHFAKCQEGCRKDVERCFGILQACWVIVRAAARMFDVEAFQSIMMTCIILHNMIVEDEYDYDVVDEYESDPMNNSRTRIYCAHDRTEDPMQHEPLERDGRYNELIVQRYTDVKEPYWHVTRQNDLIEHQWGLHEGKDN, encoded by the exons atggaggaggatgaggatgatcaccatagaaggcagaaggcctcacattcccgccgtGTCATGGAAGTCGTGGGTCAGATAGCCAAACCAAGACGTGATGTAAACCtcgatagaaaaagggaaaaacgag gagctcaTAATGACCTtaatgtccttgcccaatccccagtgttcgacGAACTGCTGCAAGGAAAATCGTCGAGATGCACATATTGGGTTGATGGTACCCAATACGAGGGATCATACTACCTTGCAtatggcatttacccaaggtggtcaacatttgtcaaaacagtgccacatccacatactgaaaaggaaaaacacttcgcaaaatgtcaagaagggtgtaggaaggatgtcgagcgttgttttggtatcctacAAGCTTGTTGGGTGATTGTCAGGGCTGCagctagaatgtttgatgtcgaggcttttcaatccatcatgatgacatgtattattctccacaacatgattgttgaagatgagtatgattatgatgtcgTCGATGAATATGAGTCGGATCcaatgaacaactcaagaacacgtatctaCTGTGCTCATGACCGGACCGAAGATCCAATGCAACACGAGCCGTTGGAAcgcgatggacgttacaatgaattgatcgttCAACGGTACACTGATGTGAAAGAGCCATACTGGCACGTAACCCGCcagaatgacttgattgagcaccagtggggattgcatgaaggcaaagataattaa